One Mus musculus strain C57BL/6J chromosome X, GRCm38.p6 C57BL/6J DNA window includes the following coding sequences:
- the Spin2e gene encoding spindlin-2A-like — MESSKLTKKRAGRKRQRSRSPALPKRNIVGCRIFHKWKEGDESITQWNGTVLDQVPVNPSLYLVKYDGIDSVHALELYKDKRVLSLKVIAKRVVSSGVTDSSFVDAIVGKEVNHLFEGEHGSKEEWRGMVLSQAPILDNSFYITYERDPILYTYQLLDDFKEGDLQIMEGFSDPPSLDIDLEFVDGLIGKHVENTNDDGSKRDGLIIYQIETKPRVYLIKYEDDVHIHVTHLEKEF, encoded by the coding sequence ATGGAAAGTTCAAAGCTGACCAAGAAAAGAGCTGgtcggaagaggcagaggagcagatcTCCAGCCCTGCCCAAAAGGAACATCGTGGGCTGCAGAATTTTTCATAAGTGGAAAGAAGGAGATGAGTCTATCACACAGTGGAATGGAACTGTGCTGGATCAGGTGCCAGTAAACCCTTCCCTGTACCTGGTTAAATATGATGGGATTGACTCTGTGCATGCTCTGGAACTTTACAAAGATAAGAGGGTATTGTCCCTAAAAGTTATCGCCAAGAGGGTGGTATCATCCGGAGTCACTGATTCCAGCTTTGTTGATGCCATAGTGGGCAAAGAAGTTAATCATCTATTTGAGGGTGAGCATGGCTCTAAGGAAGAGTGGAGGGGGATGGTCCTGAGCCAAGCGCCTATCTTGGATAACAgcttttatattacttatgagAGAGATCCCATATTATACACGTACCAGCTTCTGGATGACTTTAAAGAGGGTGACCTACAAATCATGGAGGGGTTCAGTGACCCCCCTTCTTTAGACATCGACCTGGAGTTTGTGGATGGCCTGATAGGAAAACACGTGGAAAACACAAATGATGACGGCTCCAAGAGGGATGGCCTGATCATTTACCAGATTGAAACCAAACCTAGAGTGTACCTCATCAAGTATGAAGATGATGTCCATATACATGTCACTCACTTGGAGAAAGAGTTCTAA